The proteins below are encoded in one region of Amycolatopsis magusensis:
- the ald gene encoding alanine dehydrogenase yields MRIAVPREIKTHEYRVALTPAGVHELTRRGHDVFVEADAGLGSAITDDEYLSAGAKIVADADATWAEGELVLKVKEPIAEEYHRLRADQVLFTYLHLAADQPLTEALLKAGTTAVAYETVQTPNGALPLLAPMSEVAGRLAPQVGAYAMMKPSGGRGVLPGGIPGVHPARVVVIGGGVAGLNAARVALGLGSDVEILDTNVDRLRQIDNDFGGRIRTVASNAFSVEQAVLEADLVIGAVLVPGAKAPKLVSNELVARMKPGSVLVDIAIDQGGCFADSRPTTHDEPTYQVHDSVFYCVANMPGAVPRTSTYGLTNVTLPYAVALADHGWQPALQADPSLAKGLNTHAGQLTNEPVAVAHGLAHTPLSQVV; encoded by the coding sequence GTGCGGATCGCCGTCCCCCGTGAGATCAAGACCCACGAATACCGGGTCGCCCTCACCCCGGCAGGGGTGCACGAGCTGACCCGCCGCGGGCACGACGTCTTCGTCGAGGCCGACGCCGGCCTCGGCTCGGCGATCACCGACGACGAGTACCTCTCGGCCGGCGCGAAGATCGTCGCCGACGCCGACGCCACCTGGGCCGAAGGCGAGCTCGTCCTCAAGGTCAAGGAGCCCATCGCCGAGGAGTACCACCGCCTGCGGGCCGACCAGGTGCTGTTCACCTACCTGCACCTCGCCGCCGACCAGCCGCTGACCGAGGCGCTGCTGAAGGCCGGGACCACGGCCGTCGCGTACGAGACCGTGCAGACCCCGAACGGCGCGCTGCCGCTGCTGGCCCCGATGTCGGAGGTCGCCGGACGGCTGGCCCCGCAGGTCGGCGCCTACGCGATGATGAAGCCGAGCGGCGGCCGCGGCGTGCTGCCCGGCGGCATCCCCGGCGTGCACCCGGCGCGTGTGGTGGTCATCGGCGGCGGCGTGGCCGGGCTGAACGCGGCACGGGTCGCGCTGGGCCTCGGCTCGGACGTCGAAATCCTCGACACCAACGTCGACCGCCTGCGTCAGATCGACAACGACTTCGGCGGCCGCATCCGCACGGTCGCCTCGAACGCCTTCTCCGTGGAGCAGGCCGTGCTCGAGGCCGACCTGGTCATCGGCGCGGTGCTGGTGCCCGGCGCGAAGGCGCCGAAGCTGGTCTCCAACGAGCTGGTGGCGCGGATGAAGCCGGGCAGCGTGCTCGTCGACATCGCGATCGACCAGGGCGGCTGCTTCGCCGACTCGCGCCCGACCACCCACGACGAGCCGACCTACCAGGTGCACGACTCGGTCTTCTACTGCGTGGCGAACATGCCGGGCGCGGTGCCGCGCACCTCGACCTACGGGCTGACCAACGTGACCCTGCCCTACGCGGTGGCGCTGGCCGACCACGGCTGGCAGCCCGCGCTGCAGGCCGACCCGAGCCTGGCGAAGGGCCTGAACACGCACGCCGGGCAGCTCACGAACGAGCCCGTCGCCGTCGCGCACGGCCTCGCCCACACCCCGCTGTCCCAGGTCGTCTAA
- a CDS encoding bifunctional o-acetylhomoserine/o-acetylserine sulfhydrylase: protein MTEAWSFETKQIHAGAAPDPATGARATPIYQTTSYVFRDSQHGADLFSLAEPGNIYTRINNPTQDVLEQRVAALEGGVAALAFASGTAATNAAILNLANSGDHFVSSPSLYGGTYNLFHYTLPKLGIEVTFVDDQDDIEQWKAAVRPNTKLFFAETLANPGSNVLDIRAVADAAHEAGVPLVVDNTIPTPYLLRPIEHGADVVIHSATKYLGGHGTTIAGVLVDGGTFDFGADPAKFPGFSEPDPSYNGLKYWEALGPGAYAAKARVQLLRDTGAAIAPLNSFLILQGIETLSLRIERHVSNAKALAEWLEARDEVEKVYYASLPSSPYHQAAQKYLPGGAGAVLSFDLRGGVEAGRRFVDGTELHSQLVNIGDVRSLIVHPASTTHSQLSPEEQVASGVTPGLVRLAVGLEHIEDLKADLEAGFRAAKAAL, encoded by the coding sequence ATGACCGAGGCCTGGTCCTTCGAAACCAAGCAGATCCACGCCGGCGCCGCGCCGGACCCGGCCACCGGCGCGAGGGCCACGCCGATCTACCAGACCACTTCGTACGTCTTCCGCGACAGCCAGCACGGCGCCGACCTGTTCAGCCTCGCCGAGCCGGGCAACATCTACACCCGGATCAACAACCCGACCCAGGACGTGCTGGAGCAGCGGGTGGCCGCGCTGGAAGGCGGCGTGGCAGCGCTGGCCTTCGCCTCGGGCACCGCGGCCACGAACGCGGCGATCCTGAACCTGGCGAACTCGGGCGACCACTTCGTCTCCAGCCCGTCGCTCTACGGCGGCACCTACAACCTGTTCCACTACACGCTGCCCAAGCTCGGCATCGAGGTCACCTTCGTCGACGACCAGGACGACATCGAGCAGTGGAAGGCCGCGGTCCGCCCGAACACCAAGCTGTTCTTCGCCGAGACGCTGGCGAACCCGGGCAGCAACGTGCTGGACATCCGGGCCGTCGCGGACGCCGCGCACGAGGCCGGGGTGCCGCTGGTGGTGGACAACACCATCCCCACGCCGTACCTGCTGCGCCCGATCGAGCACGGCGCCGACGTGGTGATCCACTCGGCGACCAAGTACCTCGGCGGCCACGGCACCACGATCGCCGGGGTGCTGGTCGACGGCGGCACCTTCGACTTCGGCGCGGACCCGGCGAAGTTCCCCGGCTTCAGCGAGCCGGACCCCAGCTACAACGGGCTCAAGTACTGGGAGGCGCTCGGCCCGGGCGCGTACGCCGCGAAGGCGCGGGTGCAGCTGCTGCGCGACACCGGCGCCGCGATCGCGCCGCTGAACAGTTTCCTGATTCTGCAAGGGATCGAGACGCTGTCGCTGCGCATCGAGCGGCACGTGTCGAACGCCAAGGCGCTCGCGGAGTGGCTGGAAGCGCGCGACGAGGTGGAGAAGGTCTACTACGCCAGCCTGCCGTCGTCGCCGTACCACCAGGCCGCGCAGAAGTACCTGCCCGGCGGCGCGGGCGCGGTGCTGTCCTTCGACCTGCGTGGCGGGGTCGAGGCGGGCCGCCGGTTCGTCGACGGCACGGAACTGCACAGCCAGCTGGTGAACATCGGGGACGTGCGCAGCCTGATCGTGCACCCGGCGAGCACCACGCACAGCCAGCTCTCCCCGGAGGAGCAGGTGGCCTCCGGCGTGACGCCGGGACTGGTGCGGCTGGCCGTCGGCCTGGAGCACATCGAGGACCTGAAGGCTGACCTGGAGGCCGGGTTCAGGGCGGCGAAGGCGGCTCTGTGA
- a CDS encoding MFS transporter, whose translation MTQLSPDGQCTSHPRRWAILSVLCLALLVVLLDNTVLNVAIPAITDSLGATTAEIQWMINAYSLVLAGLLLTTGSFADRFGRKRALLIGLVLFTGGSAIAALAQTPLQLILARGGMGIGAALLMPSTLAVLMQIFDEKERPKAIAAWSAVASLGFALGPVIGGGLLENFWWGSVFVLNLPVGAVAITAIALLVPESKTPTTRRIDLPGVLLSVVMSVGVVYGIISVPEHGWGSARVLVPLVAGLLAGAAFIVWERRTAEPMLDLTLFRNPRFTGAVASNALVAFAMGGSLFLFTQYLQFVLGYSPLEAGFRVMPLAVSVLLVTPFSPRISARIGIPATIAAGLTVLGGGLLALSFVTTDSGYGPTLLGLVLVGAGVGIAMPTSANALMGAIPRERAGIASGLTSTLQELGTSLGVAVLGSLVAARFAAELPSFLPDGVERSIGLALQAAGTPEAVHAVRDAFVSGISVSLLCGAAAAVAAGVLAWVLLRREGADRVAA comes from the coding sequence ATGACTCAGCTTTCGCCCGACGGCCAGTGCACCTCGCACCCACGCCGCTGGGCCATCCTTTCCGTGCTCTGCCTGGCGTTGCTGGTGGTGTTGCTGGACAACACCGTGCTCAACGTGGCCATCCCGGCCATCACCGATTCGCTCGGCGCCACCACCGCCGAGATCCAGTGGATGATCAACGCCTACTCGCTGGTGCTCGCCGGTCTCCTGCTGACCACGGGCTCGTTCGCCGACCGCTTCGGCCGCAAGCGCGCGTTGCTGATCGGGCTGGTGTTGTTCACCGGCGGTTCGGCGATCGCCGCGTTGGCCCAGACACCGCTGCAGCTGATCCTCGCGCGCGGTGGCATGGGGATCGGGGCCGCGCTGCTGATGCCGAGCACGCTCGCCGTGCTGATGCAGATCTTCGACGAGAAGGAGCGGCCCAAGGCGATCGCCGCGTGGTCCGCGGTGGCGTCACTGGGGTTCGCGCTCGGCCCGGTGATCGGCGGCGGGCTCCTGGAGAACTTCTGGTGGGGCTCGGTGTTCGTGCTCAACCTGCCGGTCGGGGCGGTCGCGATCACCGCGATCGCGCTGCTGGTCCCGGAATCGAAGACGCCCACGACGCGGCGGATCGACTTGCCGGGCGTGCTGCTGTCCGTGGTGATGAGCGTGGGCGTCGTCTACGGCATCATCTCGGTGCCCGAACACGGCTGGGGTTCGGCGCGGGTGCTGGTGCCGCTGGTGGCCGGCCTGCTCGCCGGGGCCGCCTTCATCGTCTGGGAGCGCCGGACCGCCGAGCCGATGCTCGACCTGACGTTGTTCCGGAACCCGCGGTTCACCGGCGCGGTCGCGAGCAACGCGCTGGTCGCCTTCGCCATGGGCGGTTCGCTGTTCCTGTTCACCCAGTACCTGCAGTTCGTGCTGGGGTATTCGCCGCTGGAGGCCGGGTTCCGGGTGATGCCGCTGGCGGTCAGCGTGCTGCTCGTGACCCCGTTCAGCCCGCGGATCAGCGCGCGGATCGGCATTCCGGCGACCATCGCCGCCGGGCTGACCGTGCTCGGCGGCGGGCTGCTCGCGCTCAGCTTCGTCACCACGGACAGCGGGTACGGGCCGACGCTGCTCGGCCTGGTGCTCGTCGGCGCCGGGGTCGGCATCGCCATGCCCACGTCGGCGAACGCGTTGATGGGCGCGATCCCCAGGGAACGCGCCGGGATCGCGTCCGGGCTGACCTCGACGCTGCAGGAGCTCGGGACCTCGCTGGGCGTGGCGGTCCTCGGCAGCCTGGTGGCGGCGCGGTTCGCCGCCGAACTGCCGTCGTTCCTGCCGGACGGGGTGGAGCGGTCGATCGGCCTCGCGCTGCAGGCGGCGGGCACGCCCGAGGCGGTGCATGCGGTGCGGGACGCCTTCGTCAGCGGGATCTCGGTGAGCCTGCTCTGCGGGGCGGCGGCCGCGGTCGCGGCGGGCGTGCTCGCGTGGGTCCTCCTGCGCCGGGAGGGCGCGGATAGGGTGGCTGCGTGA
- a CDS encoding helix-turn-helix domain-containing protein, with protein sequence MASVRTVVDRVGPTLLHALLLPDEPPPVADVVIAEPGTPGHLAAGDLVLAVAVTNPADAVTLVRCCAKKGAAAVLFKPPLAAKPSVKRAAKAADIALIEVSAATSWAQLVWLLRTVLDALTDEAESPDNGGDPGGGDLFRLADAVAAVVDAPVTIEDTNSRVLAYSARQDITDPARVSTIMGRRIPDDVLARFRSRGVFRELSRGRQTIFVPEQRDGTLPRLIVPIRMGGELLGSMWAVVRGPVSDERAAAFADAAPVVALHLLRRRAHADAQRRASAELLRAVLQGKASPRKAIAELDLAEVPHRVVVIDTPEDGSRDAEGSRLALLERISSGIGWRPVATELAGLLYAVVPDGDAWTELREVLAQAKTRRGAPRVAAGSASEVAELARSRAEAEEAFGLLRAGLVPGRVVSFDEEWTALALHRAATAAGAAKVAELGPLQAIRAHDEAHRTDYTDTLYEWLRHPGDPRGAALSLRIHPNTLRYRMRKLGELVPIDLDDPDVRLALLTQLVSLRWA encoded by the coding sequence ATGGCGTCGGTGCGCACCGTGGTTGACCGGGTGGGGCCCACCTTGCTGCACGCCCTCCTCCTGCCCGACGAGCCGCCGCCGGTCGCCGACGTGGTGATCGCCGAGCCCGGCACGCCGGGGCACCTCGCGGCCGGTGACCTGGTGCTCGCGGTGGCGGTGACCAACCCGGCGGACGCGGTCACCCTGGTCCGCTGCTGCGCGAAGAAGGGCGCGGCGGCGGTGCTGTTCAAACCACCGCTGGCGGCGAAACCGTCGGTCAAGCGGGCGGCCAAGGCGGCGGACATCGCGTTGATCGAGGTCAGCGCGGCCACCTCGTGGGCCCAGCTGGTCTGGCTGCTGCGGACCGTGCTGGACGCGCTGACCGACGAGGCCGAATCCCCGGACAACGGCGGCGACCCCGGTGGCGGTGACCTGTTCCGGCTGGCCGACGCGGTGGCCGCGGTGGTCGACGCGCCGGTCACCATCGAGGACACCAACTCCCGCGTGCTGGCCTACTCGGCGCGCCAGGACATCACCGACCCGGCCAGGGTGTCGACCATCATGGGCCGCCGCATCCCGGACGACGTGCTGGCGCGGTTCCGCTCGCGCGGGGTGTTCCGCGAACTCTCCCGCGGCAGGCAGACGATCTTCGTGCCCGAGCAGCGCGACGGCACGCTCCCGCGGTTGATCGTGCCGATCCGGATGGGCGGGGAACTGCTCGGCTCGATGTGGGCGGTGGTGCGCGGGCCGGTGTCGGACGAGCGGGCCGCCGCCTTCGCCGACGCCGCGCCGGTGGTCGCCCTGCACCTGCTGCGGCGCCGGGCACACGCCGACGCGCAGCGCCGGGCCAGCGCCGAACTCCTGCGCGCGGTGTTGCAGGGCAAAGCCAGCCCGCGCAAGGCGATCGCCGAACTGGACCTGGCCGAAGTACCCCATCGGGTGGTGGTGATCGACACCCCCGAAGACGGCTCGCGGGACGCCGAAGGCAGCAGGCTGGCCCTGCTGGAGCGCATTTCCAGCGGCATCGGGTGGCGTCCGGTGGCCACGGAACTCGCGGGCCTGCTCTACGCGGTCGTGCCGGACGGCGACGCCTGGACCGAACTGCGCGAGGTCCTCGCCCAGGCCAAGACCAGGCGCGGCGCCCCACGGGTGGCCGCGGGGAGCGCGAGCGAGGTCGCGGAGCTGGCCCGGTCGCGCGCGGAGGCCGAGGAGGCGTTCGGCCTGCTGCGCGCCGGACTGGTGCCGGGCCGGGTGGTCAGCTTCGACGAGGAGTGGACCGCGCTCGCCCTGCACCGCGCGGCAACCGCGGCCGGCGCCGCGAAGGTGGCCGAACTCGGTCCCCTGCAAGCGATCCGCGCCCACGATGAAGCACATCGGACGGACTACACCGACACCCTCTACGAGTGGCTGCGCCACCCCGGCGATCCACGCGGAGCCGCGCTGTCGTTGCGGATCCACCCCAACACCCTGCGGTACCGCATGCGGAAACTGGGCGAACTGGTGCCGATCGACCTCGACGACCCGGACGTCCGGCTCGCGCTGCTCACTCAGCTCGTGTCACTGCGCTGGGCCTGA
- a CDS encoding zinc-binding dehydrogenase, which translates to MRAVWLREFGEPGVLVAGEAPEPVPGAGEVLIDVEFANLTYVETQFRRTGFGPFRGELPMVMGNGVGGIVLAAEDGSLVGKRVVSSLRGSGGYAERAVAPAGNVLEVPAGLGLDDAVALLADGRTALMLIRAAALTGGERVLVEAAAGGVGSLLVQLAKAAGAEVLAAAGGPEKLTLAKELGADVTLDYRQPGWAEPVNVVFDGVGGQIGRAAFEAVRPGGRVFVFGQASGEAADLEDAEARGVRVERGPLAKPEEMPVLARQALTEAAAGRLRPVIGQRFPLDRAADAHAAIEARTTLGKTLLEVR; encoded by the coding sequence ATGAGAGCCGTGTGGTTGAGGGAGTTCGGCGAGCCGGGGGTCCTGGTCGCGGGGGAGGCACCGGAGCCGGTGCCCGGAGCGGGTGAGGTGCTGATCGACGTGGAGTTCGCGAACCTGACCTACGTCGAGACGCAGTTCCGGCGCACGGGGTTCGGCCCGTTCCGCGGGGAGTTGCCGATGGTCATGGGCAACGGCGTCGGCGGGATAGTGCTGGCAGCCGAGGACGGCTCATTGGTGGGCAAGCGCGTGGTGAGCAGCCTGCGGGGATCCGGCGGTTACGCCGAGCGGGCGGTCGCACCGGCGGGGAACGTGCTGGAGGTGCCTGCCGGGCTCGGGCTCGACGACGCGGTGGCGCTGCTCGCGGACGGGCGGACCGCGCTCATGCTGATCCGCGCGGCGGCGTTGACCGGGGGTGAACGCGTGCTGGTCGAGGCGGCCGCCGGTGGGGTCGGCAGCCTCCTCGTCCAGCTCGCCAAGGCGGCGGGGGCCGAGGTGCTGGCGGCCGCGGGCGGTCCCGAGAAGCTGACGCTGGCCAAGGAACTCGGTGCCGACGTGACGCTCGACTACCGGCAGCCCGGCTGGGCCGAGCCCGTGAACGTGGTATTCGACGGCGTGGGCGGGCAGATCGGCCGGGCCGCGTTCGAAGCGGTGCGGCCGGGCGGGCGGGTGTTCGTGTTCGGGCAGGCCAGTGGGGAGGCCGCCGATCTCGAAGACGCCGAAGCGCGCGGGGTGCGGGTCGAACGAGGACCGCTGGCGAAGCCCGAGGAGATGCCGGTGCTCGCGCGGCAGGCACTGACCGAGGCCGCCGCGGGCAGGTTGCGGCCGGTGATCGGGCAGCGCTTCCCGCTGGACCGCGCGGCCGACGCGCACGCGGCGATCGAAGCCAGGACCACGCTCGGCAAGACCCTCTTGGAGGTCCGGTGA
- a CDS encoding pyridoxamine 5'-phosphate oxidase family protein, with protein MSPFDVDAFLAGPLTARVAAAGPSVRPTWYLWEDGAFWILTGPWSRLPALVAADPVLALVVDVCELDTGLVRQVIARGEAELLPFDVPRGRRKLSRYLGDDESRWDQRFRDYLYEDARCRWLRVRPSSLRAVDLSYQAQRSDTS; from the coding sequence GTGAGCCCGTTCGACGTCGACGCCTTCCTCGCCGGGCCGCTGACCGCCAGGGTCGCCGCGGCGGGCCCGAGCGTGCGGCCCACCTGGTACCTCTGGGAGGACGGCGCGTTCTGGATCCTCACCGGCCCGTGGTCGCGGCTGCCCGCGCTGGTCGCCGCGGATCCGGTGCTGGCGCTGGTGGTCGACGTCTGCGAGCTCGACACCGGGCTGGTGCGGCAGGTGATCGCGCGTGGCGAGGCGGAACTGCTGCCGTTCGACGTCCCACGCGGCAGGCGGAAGCTGAGCCGCTACCTCGGTGACGACGAATCCCGCTGGGACCAGCGGTTCCGCGACTACCTGTACGAGGACGCGCGCTGCCGGTGGTTGCGCGTTCGGCCGAGCTCGCTGCGGGCGGTCGACCTGAGCTATCAGGCCCAGCGCAGTGACACGAGCTGA
- a CDS encoding TetR/AcrR family transcriptional regulator, whose protein sequence is MTDDGPLLDSIWLTERRATTARQPGLTREQIVRAAVERLDADGLPALSMRKLAAQLDVAPMSLYWHVPTKDALLELALDAVSGEIRLPPEDDDWADRLRAIAGGLRETVRAHPWTASVYGVMLNAGPEAMRVYDAFVGALEDSPLPREEIAPAANVLNNFIYGFIVNEMKWSQRVAAHGSTPEQVGTEVAEKFTAAYGDRFPRITRYLGLADAQDPDELFEYGLARVLRGLAAEHPS, encoded by the coding sequence GTGACTGATGACGGGCCGTTGCTCGACAGCATCTGGCTGACCGAGCGCCGGGCCACCACCGCACGGCAGCCGGGTCTGACGCGTGAGCAGATCGTCCGCGCGGCCGTGGAGAGGCTCGACGCCGACGGCCTGCCCGCGTTGTCGATGCGCAAGCTCGCGGCCCAGCTCGACGTGGCGCCGATGTCGCTCTACTGGCACGTGCCGACCAAGGACGCGTTGCTGGAGCTGGCGCTGGACGCGGTGTCCGGGGAGATCCGGCTGCCGCCGGAGGACGACGACTGGGCGGACCGCCTGCGTGCGATCGCCGGTGGCCTGCGGGAAACCGTGCGCGCGCACCCGTGGACCGCCTCGGTCTACGGGGTGATGCTGAACGCCGGGCCGGAGGCGATGCGCGTGTACGACGCGTTCGTCGGCGCGCTGGAGGATTCCCCGTTGCCGCGCGAGGAGATCGCGCCGGCGGCGAACGTGCTGAACAACTTCATCTACGGGTTCATCGTCAACGAGATGAAGTGGTCCCAGCGGGTCGCCGCGCACGGTTCGACCCCGGAGCAGGTCGGCACCGAGGTGGCGGAGAAGTTCACCGCGGCCTACGGGGACCGGTTCCCGCGCATCACGCGGTACCTCGGGCTCGCCGACGCGCAGGACCCGGACGAACTCTTCGAGTACGGACTGGCCCGGGTGCTCCGCGGACTCGCCGCGGAGCACCCGTCCTGA
- a CDS encoding ABC transporter ATP-binding protein, giving the protein MHDGSGRIVVQNLTKQFGPVTAVQNLSFAVEPGSVTGFLGPNGAGKTTTLRMLLGLVKPTAGTATINGRPHDQLGNPARVVGSVLENEGFHPKRTARNHLLVYAAAIGVPDQRADEVLGLVGLSSAAHRKAGDFSLGMRQRLALATALLGDPQVLVLDEPANGLDPEGIAWLRTFLRSYASGGRTVLVSSHLLAEVEQTIDQVVIISRGQTMYHGRVDQLRGSQQARVIVLPGDGAKLATALKEAGAPDVQPMPDGWLTVAGATARQVGDLALQQGVPIYGLREETADLEKLFFQLTAGQFSAQPPQQPGWGPPPPQQQQVQYQQQQQQQQQWGGQR; this is encoded by the coding sequence ATGCACGACGGCAGTGGCCGGATCGTGGTGCAGAACCTGACCAAGCAGTTCGGGCCGGTGACAGCGGTGCAGAACCTGAGCTTCGCCGTGGAGCCGGGTTCGGTGACCGGGTTCCTCGGCCCGAACGGCGCGGGGAAGACCACCACGCTGCGCATGCTGCTGGGGCTGGTCAAGCCCACGGCAGGCACGGCGACCATCAACGGGCGCCCGCACGACCAGCTGGGCAACCCGGCCCGCGTGGTCGGCTCGGTGCTGGAGAACGAGGGCTTCCACCCCAAGCGCACCGCGCGCAACCACCTGCTGGTCTACGCCGCCGCGATCGGCGTGCCGGACCAGCGCGCCGACGAGGTGCTCGGCCTGGTCGGCCTCAGCTCGGCGGCACACCGCAAGGCGGGTGACTTCTCGCTCGGCATGCGCCAGCGGCTCGCGCTCGCCACCGCGCTGCTCGGCGACCCGCAGGTGCTGGTGCTCGACGAACCGGCGAACGGCCTCGACCCCGAGGGCATCGCCTGGCTGCGCACCTTCCTGCGGTCCTACGCCAGTGGCGGGCGCACGGTGCTGGTGTCCAGCCACCTGCTGGCCGAGGTGGAGCAGACCATCGACCAGGTGGTGATCATCAGCCGCGGGCAGACGATGTACCACGGCCGGGTGGACCAGCTGCGTGGCTCGCAGCAGGCCAGGGTGATCGTGCTGCCGGGTGACGGCGCCAAGCTGGCGACCGCGCTCAAGGAGGCCGGTGCCCCCGACGTGCAGCCGATGCCGGACGGCTGGCTGACCGTGGCGGGCGCCACCGCGCGCCAGGTCGGTGATCTGGCGCTGCAGCAGGGCGTGCCGATCTACGGGCTGCGCGAGGAGACCGCGGACCTGGAGAAGCTGTTCTTCCAGCTGACCGCAGGCCAGTTCAGCGCCCAGCCACCGCAGCAACCCGGCTGGGGTCCGCCCCCGCCCCAGCAGCAGCAGGTTCAGTACCAGCAGCAGCAGCAACAACAACAGCAGTGGGGAGGGCAGCGCTGA
- the metX gene encoding homoserine O-acetyltransferase MetX, with product MTGAWRPGDPPGRRRWVTRTGAVRLESGGELPGFTLAYETWGTLNADRSNAVLIEHALTGDSHVAGPAGDGHPSAGWWDALVGPGRPVDTEEYFVVAPNVLGGCQGSTGPSSLDSDGRALGSRFPALTIRDQVSAETALADDLGIARWAAVLGGSMGGMRALEWAVSHPARVEALLVLAAPAAASADQIAWASPQLHAITGDPHWHGGDYYDTGEAPHAGLGVARRIAHVTYRSEPELAQRFGRSPQGDGRFAVESYLDHHAEKLVRRFDAGSYVTLARSMNSHDVGRGRGGVAAALSRVTARTVVAGVDSDRLYPLAQSVELAAGIRGAGEAAVIHSPYGHDSFLIETAQIAALVKPLLG from the coding sequence GTGACCGGTGCCTGGCGCCCGGGTGACCCGCCGGGCCGCCGCCGGTGGGTCACCCGCACCGGCGCGGTCCGGCTGGAGTCCGGCGGCGAGCTGCCCGGGTTCACGCTGGCGTACGAGACCTGGGGCACGCTGAACGCCGACCGGTCGAACGCGGTGCTGATCGAGCACGCGCTGACCGGCGACAGCCACGTCGCCGGTCCGGCCGGTGACGGCCACCCCAGCGCGGGCTGGTGGGACGCGCTGGTCGGGCCGGGACGGCCGGTCGACACGGAGGAGTACTTCGTGGTCGCGCCGAACGTGCTGGGTGGTTGCCAGGGCTCGACCGGACCGTCCTCCTTGGACTCCGACGGCCGGGCGCTGGGCAGCCGGTTCCCCGCCCTGACCATCCGCGACCAGGTGTCCGCCGAGACCGCGCTCGCCGACGACCTCGGCATCGCGCGCTGGGCGGCGGTCCTGGGCGGTTCGATGGGCGGGATGCGGGCGCTGGAATGGGCGGTGAGCCACCCGGCGCGCGTGGAGGCGCTGCTGGTGCTCGCCGCGCCGGCGGCGGCTTCGGCGGACCAGATCGCCTGGGCGTCCCCGCAGTTGCACGCCATCACCGGCGATCCGCACTGGCACGGCGGCGACTACTACGACACCGGCGAGGCCCCGCACGCCGGCCTGGGTGTCGCGCGGCGGATCGCGCACGTGACCTACCGGAGTGAACCCGAGCTGGCGCAACGCTTCGGCCGTTCCCCGCAGGGTGACGGCCGGTTCGCCGTGGAGTCCTATCTGGACCACCACGCCGAGAAGCTGGTGCGGCGCTTCGACGCGGGCAGCTACGTGACGCTGGCCCGCTCGATGAACTCGCACGACGTGGGCCGGGGCCGGGGCGGGGTGGCGGCGGCCCTGTCGCGGGTCACCGCGCGCACCGTGGTCGCCGGTGTGGACAGTGATCGGCTGTACCCGCTGGCGCAGTCCGTCGAGCTCGCGGCGGGCATCCGGGGTGCGGGGGAGGCGGCGGTGATCCACTCCCCGTACGGCCACGATTCGTTCCTGATCGAAACCGCGCAGATCGCCGCGCTGGTGAAGCCGCTGCTGGGCTAG
- a CDS encoding LLM class flavin-dependent oxidoreductase — protein sequence MKLGVYLDGSTPDSFVAHARRAEDAGLESVWVGDHLITASPRMDSIVALTAAAAATTRVKVGFGVLVAALRPTAWVAKQIATLQALSGNRVLLGIGTGGDAHGELGWRAAGVPFAERGKRTTAMLEVLPDLVAGRPATVDGVEFALAPGAEMPPLIIGSGPGLLRRVARFGDEWFPAFSAPAWIGEQRARLAEFAAEYDRPVPGITVGVSLAVGKLPDSVLDAQVRSLTGYGMSEEQAREALVTGSPAEVAERLAVYADAGVHRIAAMPFAGDRGEQIDLLGEVAGLLR from the coding sequence GTGAAACTCGGCGTCTACCTCGACGGCTCCACCCCCGATTCGTTCGTCGCGCACGCACGCCGGGCCGAGGACGCGGGCCTGGAATCGGTGTGGGTCGGGGACCACCTGATCACCGCCTCGCCGCGCATGGACAGCATCGTCGCGCTGACCGCCGCGGCCGCCGCCACGACCCGGGTCAAGGTGGGCTTCGGGGTCCTCGTGGCCGCACTGCGGCCGACGGCCTGGGTGGCGAAGCAGATCGCCACCCTCCAAGCGCTGTCCGGCAACCGGGTGCTGCTCGGGATCGGCACCGGCGGGGACGCGCACGGGGAGCTCGGCTGGCGGGCGGCGGGGGTGCCGTTCGCCGAACGCGGCAAGCGGACCACGGCGATGCTGGAGGTGCTGCCGGACCTGGTCGCGGGCCGACCGGCCACTGTGGACGGGGTGGAGTTCGCGCTGGCGCCGGGGGCGGAGATGCCGCCGTTGATCATCGGCAGTGGACCGGGGCTGTTGCGGCGGGTCGCGCGGTTCGGGGACGAGTGGTTCCCCGCGTTCTCGGCGCCCGCGTGGATCGGGGAGCAGCGGGCGCGGCTGGCCGAGTTCGCCGCGGAGTACGACCGGCCGGTCCCCGGGATCACGGTCGGAGTCAGCCTCGCGGTGGGGAAGCTGCCGGACTCGGTGCTCGACGCCCAGGTCCGCTCGCTCACCGGTTACGGGATGAGCGAGGAGCAGGCGAGGGAAGCCCTGGTGACGGGCAGCCCGGCGGAGGTCGCCGAGCGGCTCGCGGTCTACGCGGACGCCGGGGTGCACCGGATCGCCGCGATGCCGTTCGCCGGGGATCGCGGGGAGCAGATCGACCTGCTCGGGGAAGTCGCCGGGCTGCTGCGGTGA